The proteins below are encoded in one region of Natronococcus sp. CG52:
- a CDS encoding IclR family transcriptional regulator: protein MTGENGIQAVDRAFDIVESVTELNGAGVSELARHVGLPKSTVHNHLNTLERAEYVVREDGEYRTGLKFLRISESARHQHDLYQVARPEVDQVVDKTGEISALMTEEHGRGVFIYRNRGSEAARIDTCVGDRVPIHCTALGKAILAFLPEQRRREIVDRHGLPAVNHNTITDRDALTQELETIREEQIAYDDEERLKGLRSVAAPILDGSDSVIGSISIAGPTHRMQGDRFRTELPEIVLGTANVIELNLQHS, encoded by the coding sequence ATGACGGGTGAAAACGGAATCCAGGCGGTCGATCGTGCGTTCGATATCGTGGAATCGGTAACCGAACTGAACGGAGCGGGCGTCTCAGAACTCGCCAGGCACGTCGGATTGCCCAAAAGCACCGTTCACAATCACCTGAACACCCTCGAGCGGGCGGAGTACGTGGTCCGCGAGGACGGAGAGTATCGAACAGGATTGAAGTTTCTGCGGATCAGCGAGAGCGCACGACACCAACACGACCTCTACCAGGTCGCCCGGCCGGAAGTCGATCAGGTCGTGGACAAAACCGGAGAGATTTCGGCCCTCATGACGGAAGAACACGGTCGAGGCGTCTTCATCTATCGGAATCGCGGCTCCGAGGCCGCTCGTATCGACACCTGCGTCGGCGATCGGGTTCCGATCCACTGTACGGCGCTCGGAAAGGCTATTCTGGCGTTTCTCCCCGAGCAGCGGCGTCGGGAGATCGTCGACCGCCACGGACTCCCCGCGGTGAATCATAACACGATCACGGACCGAGACGCGCTCACCCAGGAACTCGAGACGATCCGCGAAGAGCAGATCGCGTACGACGACGAAGAGCGACTGAAGGGGTTGCGAAGCGTTGCTGCGCCGATTCTCGACGGATCAGACTCGGTGATCGGTTCTATCAGTATCGCCGGACCGACACACCGAATGCAGGGCGATCGGTTCCGAACGGAACTTCCCGAGATCGTCCTCGGGACGGCGAACGTCATCGAACTCAACCTTCAGCACTCTTAG
- a CDS encoding FAD binding domain-containing protein, producing the protein MKPAPFTHHRPETVPEVLELLEELEDAELLAGNQSLGIVMANRLATPDHLVDLNGVDDLAGVEVTDDEVRIGAMTTHRTLERSDRLAERLPMLPEAAEQIAGPSVRNQGTIGGSIGEADPAGNYPTALLALGGSLTLRSLEETRTVPVSDYFIAYMFTDLREGELIESVSVPTDPFPPERTGMTFLELKPAAQTWPTVSAATSVRVAEPGADEPVVEDVRIALANAADVPLRVEDAESIVEGEPLSADTLEEVAATVTDAVDPEGEMHADREYKEEVAGEYAKRSLETSYERARTDQC; encoded by the coding sequence ATGAAGCCGGCGCCGTTTACCCATCACCGGCCCGAGACGGTCCCGGAGGTTCTCGAACTGCTCGAGGAACTCGAGGACGCCGAACTCCTCGCGGGGAACCAGTCGCTGGGCATCGTGATGGCGAACCGGCTCGCGACGCCCGATCACCTCGTCGACCTCAACGGCGTCGACGACCTCGCCGGCGTCGAAGTAACCGACGACGAGGTCCGGATCGGCGCGATGACGACCCACCGAACGCTCGAGCGATCTGATCGGCTCGCCGAGCGGTTGCCGATGCTTCCCGAGGCCGCCGAACAGATCGCCGGCCCCTCGGTGCGCAATCAGGGGACGATCGGCGGCAGCATCGGCGAGGCCGATCCGGCGGGAAACTACCCGACGGCACTGCTCGCGCTCGGCGGCTCGTTGACGCTGCGCTCCCTCGAGGAGACGCGGACGGTTCCCGTGAGCGACTACTTCATCGCGTACATGTTCACCGACCTGCGCGAGGGGGAGCTCATCGAGAGCGTCTCGGTACCGACGGACCCGTTTCCGCCGGAGCGGACCGGAATGACCTTCCTCGAACTCAAGCCGGCGGCACAGACCTGGCCGACCGTCAGCGCGGCGACGTCCGTTCGCGTCGCCGAGCCGGGTGCCGACGAGCCGGTCGTCGAAGACGTGCGAATCGCGCTCGCGAACGCGGCCGACGTGCCGCTGCGGGTCGAGGACGCGGAGTCGATCGTCGAGGGTGAACCGCTCTCGGCGGATACGCTCGAGGAGGTCGCGGCGACCGTCACCGATGCGGTCGATCCCGAAGGGGAGATGCACGCGGACCGAGAGTACAAGGAGGAAGTGGCCGGCGAGTACGCCAAACGCTCGCTCGAAACGTCGTACGAACGCGCTCGCACCGATCAATGTTAG
- a CDS encoding nucleotidyltransferase family protein has product MGELVGIVIAAGRGTRFEGGNKLLATVDGEPIVSRAARSLNVAAVDHAVAILGHDADAVRDVVAANVDETTYNPAYARGQSRSVRLGARAASERDAEAVIFLPGDMPCVDETTVERLVAAYRDGHNEVVVPTYDGQRGNPVLFDAAQFDALQELTGDTGGRAVLETADVRRVAVDDPGVRIDVDTVRDRERLRQSDCSG; this is encoded by the coding sequence ATGGGTGAACTGGTCGGCATCGTGATCGCGGCCGGTCGAGGCACTCGGTTCGAGGGCGGGAACAAACTGCTCGCGACCGTCGACGGGGAGCCGATCGTCAGCCGCGCCGCCCGCTCGCTGAACGTCGCTGCCGTCGATCACGCGGTCGCGATCCTCGGCCACGACGCCGACGCCGTCCGCGACGTCGTCGCGGCGAACGTCGACGAAACGACGTACAATCCAGCGTACGCACGGGGACAGAGCCGATCGGTTCGGCTGGGGGCACGCGCAGCGAGCGAACGGGACGCTGAGGCGGTCATCTTCCTTCCGGGCGATATGCCCTGCGTCGACGAAACGACGGTCGAACGCCTCGTCGCGGCCTACCGGGACGGCCACAACGAGGTCGTCGTTCCGACGTACGACGGCCAGCGCGGAAATCCCGTCCTCTTCGACGCGGCGCAGTTCGACGCGTTACAGGAGTTGACGGGCGACACCGGCGGCAGAGCGGTACTCGAGACCGCGGACGTCCGCCGCGTCGCCGTCGACGATCCGGGCGTTCGAATCGACGTCGACACCGTCAGGGATCGAGAGCGGCTTCGTCAGTCGGACTGTTCCGGTTGA
- a CDS encoding CoxG family protein has protein sequence MLEFTGENEMEQSREELWDYFTDTDVLAECAPGCKEMTLESSYEIDAVMAVGVGSVKPEFDVDVVVTRADYPEALEMKAVGHAPRNEFETTAEMNLVENEDGGTTVEWSATADVSGTIASLGGRALKSVTNRLVGKFFSCMQEKAEEGVEAESELEAAPADEDVALESDEDVALESDD, from the coding sequence ATGTTAGAATTCACCGGCGAAAACGAGATGGAACAGTCGAGAGAAGAACTGTGGGACTACTTCACGGACACCGACGTCCTCGCGGAGTGTGCGCCCGGCTGCAAGGAGATGACGCTCGAGTCGTCCTACGAGATCGACGCCGTCATGGCCGTCGGCGTCGGCAGCGTCAAACCCGAGTTCGACGTCGACGTCGTCGTCACCCGGGCCGACTACCCCGAGGCGCTCGAAATGAAAGCGGTCGGCCACGCGCCGCGAAACGAGTTCGAGACCACCGCCGAGATGAATCTCGTAGAGAACGAGGACGGCGGAACGACCGTCGAGTGGTCGGCGACGGCCGACGTCTCGGGGACGATTGCGAGCCTCGGCGGCCGCGCGTTGAAGAGCGTAACGAACCGACTGGTCGGGAAGTTCTTCTCCTGTATGCAGGAGAAAGCCGAGGAAGGCGTCGAGGCCGAGTCCGAACTCGAGGCCGCTCCCGCTGACGAAGACGTGGCTCTCGAATCCGACGAAGACGTCGCGCTCGAGTCGGACGACTGA
- a CDS encoding XdhC family protein encodes MTDTEPADPWGVTTLEIFELLEETITRESNRAVATVVNVDGSAYRRPGAKMLLGADGSTYGGITAGCLEGPLQTVARDVIADGAPDVVTFDLTDDEDGWGLGLGCEGIVDVLVEPADDAWRKPVDAYAEGDPIALVTVVDGTESVPVGARAVVSRDGTSTESNDRPAIPESVLEQVRDDARARAGDGRWTGRTVSTEAGELSLFIDGIEPADRLLIFGGQPDVRPVTRLARDAGFEVTVATARGGQADESAFPRADRVVATHPTELDELVDGRSYVVVMSHNFLDDRLALESLFESDAPFIGLMGPRERFERLREDLADEGISLSAADRERIASPVGLDLGGGEPIEIALSIVSEALAVSNGREGGRLRDRKGSIHARQPEQSD; translated from the coding sequence ATGACCGATACCGAACCCGCGGACCCCTGGGGTGTTACCACCCTCGAGATTTTCGAACTTCTCGAGGAGACGATCACTCGAGAGTCGAATCGTGCGGTCGCCACGGTCGTCAACGTCGACGGATCGGCGTACCGCCGTCCGGGTGCGAAGATGCTACTCGGTGCCGACGGATCGACCTACGGCGGGATCACGGCCGGCTGTCTCGAGGGACCGCTGCAGACGGTAGCTCGCGACGTCATCGCGGACGGAGCGCCCGACGTGGTCACGTTCGATCTCACCGACGACGAGGACGGGTGGGGGCTCGGCCTCGGATGCGAGGGGATCGTCGACGTCCTCGTCGAACCCGCAGACGATGCGTGGCGGAAGCCGGTCGACGCGTACGCCGAGGGAGACCCCATCGCGCTCGTCACCGTCGTCGACGGAACCGAGTCGGTCCCGGTCGGCGCACGCGCGGTAGTGTCTCGAGACGGGACGTCGACGGAGTCCAACGATCGGCCAGCGATTCCCGAATCGGTTCTCGAGCAGGTCCGCGACGACGCGCGTGCTCGAGCGGGTGACGGTCGATGGACCGGACGGACCGTGTCGACCGAAGCGGGAGAGCTATCGCTGTTTATCGACGGTATCGAACCGGCCGACCGGCTACTGATATTCGGCGGACAGCCCGACGTGCGGCCGGTGACGCGGCTCGCTCGGGACGCCGGCTTCGAGGTCACGGTCGCGACCGCCCGCGGCGGACAGGCCGACGAGTCGGCGTTTCCGCGCGCCGACCGCGTCGTCGCGACGCACCCCACCGAACTCGACGAACTGGTCGACGGGCGGAGTTACGTCGTCGTCATGTCCCACAACTTCCTGGACGACAGGCTCGCCCTCGAATCGCTGTTCGAGAGCGACGCGCCGTTTATCGGACTCATGGGACCTCGCGAGCGCTTCGAGCGACTGCGCGAGGACCTCGCGGACGAGGGAATCTCGCTATCGGCGGCCGACCGCGAACGGATCGCATCGCCCGTCGGACTCGACCTCGGCGGCGGCGAACCGATCGAGATCGCGCTGAGCATCGTTTCGGAGGCACTCGCGGTGAGCAACGGACGGGAAGGAGGCCGACTCCGCGATCGAAAGGGGTCGATTCACGCTCGTCAACCGGAACAGTCCGACTGA
- a CDS encoding xanthine dehydrogenase family protein molybdopterin-binding subunit, which produces MSSSQPAEADAEVESESESFTGQGLPRVEDHRILTGEAEYVHDITPENCLHMALVRSMHAHAEIVDIDTSEAEAHPDCELVLTAEDLKADYNPMPTGVGRVKIGGTGEAVELPEWSLADEKARFVGEPVALVVASSRYAAEDVADLVDVDYDTLEAVADGMKAREDEVVVHESIGTNVVDHEHIEFGDPDAAFDDADRVVEGEYSWGRISGVPLETAGVVAQYDDEADSFDIDCNIQLHTLVDETIYETLGYDADDVRVNVPADVGGSYGTKIAIHRYCCLAAMASQQLERPVKFEEDRLENLQGGDMHSSDREYEVRLAVDDDGTMRGLDVWFVDDFGAFPRYPINQVLKPLSVLTNSYEIEDVSYEYDLVLTNKTSQTAYRGFGVDPHIYALEMIVDEAAREIGTDPTEFRRRNLIRPEQMPYTLPSKNIYDSGDYPATLDRIQEIVEDERDGGLLDPEVVAAKREEGKYRGVQPSVIIEPGVSGSDWTDRQRSNRDALEERSREEVEELPEHLRAEISEDGTVRAFLATDSSGQGHQTLVSQLLADELEVLPSDIEVGYLDSVDAPTEYGSAASRMAVMLSGATVGVAEELVRNLEELAADHWSVSTDDVSYQDGSVELIDGDDSLSLAELAAIDADGDERRTRASYDYDHPATELEEFDEALTGKLPVYPTAAFGSNAPIVEVDVETGEVEILTFHTVRDCGTMLNPMIVEGQAHGGIAQGVGAALLEEFGYEANGQPQAITLFDYLLPSIENVPKIEMEHTETPSPFTETGAKGVGEGGMIDAPASIATSINAALEPLGLDEPADRIPVAPDHLRKKIRDREQ; this is translated from the coding sequence ATGTCCAGCTCGCAGCCCGCAGAGGCCGACGCCGAGGTCGAGTCGGAGTCAGAGTCGTTCACCGGGCAGGGGCTCCCTCGAGTCGAGGATCACCGCATCCTGACCGGGGAGGCCGAGTACGTCCACGACATCACGCCGGAAAACTGCCTGCACATGGCGCTCGTGCGCAGCATGCACGCCCACGCCGAGATCGTCGACATCGACACGAGCGAAGCCGAGGCCCACCCCGACTGCGAACTGGTGCTCACCGCCGAGGACCTCAAAGCCGACTACAATCCGATGCCGACCGGCGTCGGCCGGGTCAAGATCGGGGGGACCGGCGAAGCCGTCGAACTTCCCGAGTGGTCGCTGGCCGACGAGAAGGCCCGGTTCGTCGGCGAACCCGTCGCGCTCGTCGTCGCCTCGAGTCGCTACGCGGCCGAGGACGTCGCCGACCTCGTCGACGTCGACTACGATACCCTCGAGGCCGTCGCCGACGGGATGAAAGCCCGCGAGGACGAGGTGGTCGTCCACGAGTCGATCGGGACGAACGTCGTCGACCACGAGCACATCGAGTTCGGCGACCCCGACGCGGCCTTCGACGACGCCGACCGCGTCGTCGAGGGCGAGTACTCGTGGGGTCGTATCTCGGGCGTCCCCCTCGAGACGGCGGGCGTCGTCGCCCAGTACGACGACGAGGCCGACTCCTTCGACATCGACTGTAACATCCAGCTGCACACGCTCGTCGACGAGACGATCTACGAGACGCTCGGCTACGACGCCGACGACGTGCGGGTGAACGTGCCGGCCGACGTCGGCGGCAGCTACGGGACGAAGATCGCGATCCACCGCTACTGCTGTCTGGCCGCGATGGCGAGCCAGCAACTCGAGCGTCCGGTCAAATTCGAGGAGGACCGCCTCGAGAACCTGCAGGGCGGCGACATGCACTCCTCCGACCGCGAGTACGAGGTCCGGCTGGCCGTCGACGACGACGGTACGATGCGGGGACTCGACGTCTGGTTCGTCGACGACTTCGGCGCCTTCCCCCGGTATCCGATCAATCAGGTGCTGAAGCCGCTGTCGGTGCTCACGAACTCCTACGAGATCGAGGACGTCAGCTACGAGTACGACCTCGTGTTGACGAACAAGACCTCCCAGACCGCCTACCGCGGGTTCGGCGTCGACCCTCACATCTACGCGCTCGAGATGATCGTCGACGAGGCGGCCCGCGAGATCGGCACGGACCCCACCGAGTTCCGCCGGCGGAACCTGATCCGTCCCGAACAGATGCCGTACACGCTGCCGTCGAAGAACATCTACGACTCGGGAGACTATCCCGCGACTCTCGATCGCATCCAGGAGATCGTCGAGGACGAACGGGACGGCGGCCTCCTCGATCCGGAGGTCGTGGCGGCGAAACGCGAGGAGGGCAAGTACCGCGGCGTCCAGCCGAGCGTCATCATCGAACCCGGCGTCAGCGGCTCCGACTGGACCGACCGACAGCGGTCCAACCGCGATGCGCTCGAGGAGCGCTCCCGCGAGGAGGTCGAGGAACTCCCGGAACACCTCCGCGCCGAGATCAGCGAGGACGGAACGGTTCGGGCCTTTCTCGCGACCGACTCCTCCGGCCAGGGCCACCAGACGCTCGTCTCGCAGTTGCTCGCGGACGAACTCGAGGTGCTGCCGAGCGACATCGAGGTCGGCTACCTCGACAGCGTCGACGCGCCGACCGAGTACGGGAGCGCGGCCTCCCGGATGGCCGTCATGCTCTCGGGCGCGACCGTCGGCGTGGCGGAGGAACTCGTCCGGAACCTCGAGGAACTCGCGGCCGACCACTGGAGCGTCTCGACCGACGATGTCTCCTACCAGGACGGGAGCGTCGAGCTGATCGACGGCGACGACTCGCTCTCGCTGGCCGAACTCGCCGCCATCGACGCGGACGGCGACGAGCGCCGCACCCGCGCGAGCTACGACTACGACCACCCGGCGACCGAACTCGAGGAGTTCGACGAGGCCCTCACCGGGAAGCTGCCGGTGTACCCGACCGCCGCCTTCGGTTCGAACGCGCCGATCGTCGAGGTGGACGTCGAGACCGGCGAGGTCGAGATCCTCACGTTCCACACCGTTCGGGACTGCGGGACGATGCTCAACCCGATGATCGTCGAAGGGCAGGCCCACGGCGGGATCGCCCAGGGAGTCGGCGCTGCCCTGCTCGAGGAGTTCGGCTACGAGGCGAACGGCCAGCCCCAGGCGATCACGCTGTTCGACTACCTGCTCCCCTCGATCGAGAACGTGCCGAAGATCGAGATGGAGCACACGGAGACGCCGTCTCCGTTCACCGAAACCGGCGCGAAAGGCGTCGGTGAGGGCGGCATGATCGACGCACCCGCCAGCATCGCCACCTCGATCAACGCCGCGCTGGAGCCGCTCGGGCTCGATGAGCCCGCAGACCGGATCCCCGTCGCGCCGGACCACCTGCGGAAGAAGATTCGCGATCGCGAGCAGTAG
- a CDS encoding PRC-barrel domain-containing protein translates to MSTVLARSLTGKSIVGTDGTVFGTLHTVSANADSGALQNLVVEPRERDSSASISTGTDANGRLLVPVSQVKTVSDQIVIHPESV, encoded by the coding sequence ATGAGTACCGTACTGGCACGAAGCCTCACCGGGAAGTCGATCGTCGGAACTGATGGGACGGTTTTCGGAACGCTCCACACCGTCTCCGCGAACGCCGACTCCGGCGCGCTGCAGAATCTGGTCGTCGAACCGCGAGAACGGGATTCGTCCGCGTCGATCAGTACCGGAACCGACGCCAATGGCCGGCTGCTCGTTCCCGTTAGTCAGGTCAAAACGGTAAGCGATCAGATCGTTATTCATCCGGAATCCGTCTGA
- a CDS encoding (2Fe-2S)-binding protein: MSTDSTDGIDGHVTEEITVTVNGEAVTAEVEPRLKLSDFLRYECDLHGVRVGCEHGVCGACTVQQGGRTVKSCLSYAVQADGAEIETVEGLASEDGTLHPIQEAFHETHALQCGFCTSGFVMATKELLEENPDPSREEIETGLADNICRCTGYQNIYEAVERAAEAMED; the protein is encoded by the coding sequence ATGAGTACAGATAGCACAGACGGAATCGACGGCCACGTTACCGAAGAGATCACCGTGACGGTCAACGGTGAAGCGGTGACAGCCGAAGTCGAACCGCGGCTCAAGCTCTCGGATTTTCTCCGGTACGAATGCGATCTCCACGGCGTTCGCGTCGGGTGCGAACACGGCGTCTGTGGCGCCTGTACCGTCCAGCAGGGCGGACGGACGGTAAAGAGCTGTCTCTCGTACGCAGTGCAAGCCGACGGGGCAGAGATCGAGACCGTCGAAGGGCTCGCGAGCGAGGACGGCACCCTGCACCCGATCCAGGAGGCGTTCCACGAAACGCATGCGTTGCAGTGTGGGTTCTGCACCAGCGGGTTCGTCATGGCGACCAAGGAGCTCTTAGAGGAGAACCCGGATCCCTCCCGCGAGGAGATCGAGACCGGGCTGGCCGACAACATCTGTCGCTGTACCGGCTACCAGAACATCTACGAGGCCGTCGAACGCGCGGCGGAAGCGATGGAGGACTGA
- a CDS encoding Nramp family divalent metal transporter yields MEQVTEESLEYPAESWTGFFKEHFGPSMLWALISIGGSHIILAPTLGGFFGVFAVWIFLLIYVAKYGGWELGIRYTYGVGGNPVEAYGDLPGPKNWAMWVSVFIFTVLYTGITAAVGFGTAALAAALTPLDPLSAYAILLAIAVGVVVFSRYGLLENILKVFTAVLGVLIVLGVLFGPPSTGVIAETATGLPEGTSLALFVGLFAAAAGFAPTGHSTSILIGSWSMAKKQGARALREEGVDPNDERYHDYIAAWIKTGRRDFNIGYAFSLIIMLSMVLLAANVLYPNPPTDENLAFVLGEILSDSFGPWSFWAMLVCAFAALYSTVLTLLDGGSRATADILPIALENDDLDSERIRRFVVVGMGVGSLIPILVIGELPVTLILWISVLLVVFEVFFYPANWYIVERRLPEAFRPSMRWKIYYAVTIVLVVIFALMGAAEELGVLGP; encoded by the coding sequence ATGGAACAGGTGACAGAGGAGTCGCTCGAGTATCCGGCTGAATCGTGGACCGGCTTTTTCAAAGAGCATTTCGGGCCGTCGATGCTGTGGGCGCTGATCAGCATCGGTGGCAGTCACATCATCCTCGCACCGACGCTCGGCGGCTTCTTCGGCGTCTTTGCGGTGTGGATCTTCCTGTTGATTTACGTCGCAAAGTACGGTGGCTGGGAGCTCGGTATCCGGTACACCTACGGGGTCGGTGGCAATCCGGTCGAGGCGTACGGCGATCTCCCCGGACCGAAGAACTGGGCGATGTGGGTCTCCGTGTTCATCTTCACGGTCCTCTACACCGGTATCACGGCTGCAGTCGGCTTCGGCACCGCCGCACTCGCTGCAGCGCTGACGCCGCTCGATCCGCTCTCGGCGTACGCCATCCTCCTTGCCATCGCCGTCGGCGTCGTGGTGTTCTCCCGGTACGGCTTGCTCGAGAACATCCTCAAGGTGTTTACCGCCGTTCTCGGCGTTCTCATCGTCCTGGGCGTGCTGTTCGGGCCTCCGTCGACCGGCGTGATCGCTGAGACGGCGACGGGGCTGCCGGAGGGGACGTCGCTCGCGCTGTTCGTCGGACTGTTCGCGGCCGCCGCCGGGTTCGCTCCGACGGGCCACAGCACGAGTATCCTGATCGGTAGCTGGTCGATGGCGAAAAAACAGGGGGCGCGGGCGCTCCGCGAGGAAGGGGTCGACCCGAACGACGAGCGGTACCACGACTACATCGCCGCCTGGATCAAGACCGGCCGGCGGGACTTCAACATCGGCTACGCGTTCAGTCTGATCATTATGCTCAGCATGGTGCTCCTCGCGGCGAACGTGCTCTATCCGAACCCGCCAACGGACGAGAACCTCGCGTTCGTCCTCGGAGAGATTCTGAGCGACTCCTTCGGGCCGTGGTCGTTCTGGGCCATGTTGGTCTGTGCGTTCGCCGCGCTGTACTCTACCGTGCTCACCCTCCTCGACGGCGGCTCGCGTGCGACTGCCGATATTTTACCGATCGCGCTCGAGAACGACGATCTCGACAGCGAGCGGATCCGTCGATTCGTCGTCGTCGGGATGGGCGTCGGAAGCCTGATTCCGATCCTGGTCATCGGCGAGTTGCCGGTCACGCTCATCCTGTGGATCTCGGTGCTGCTCGTCGTTTTCGAGGTGTTCTTCTATCCCGCGAACTGGTACATCGTCGAACGGCGACTGCCGGAGGCGTTCCGGCCGTCGATGCGGTGGAAGATCTACTACGCGGTTACGATCGTGCTGGTCGTCATCTTTGCACTGATGGGTGCCGCGGAAGAGCTCGGCGTGCTCGGACCCTGA
- a CDS encoding dihydroorotase produces the protein MVESTADLRVTDARVVTPNGTISGGVAANDGVIVGVGSETNLPPADREIDAAGNYLVPGFIDPHVHWGLSRYEFEYHEGLEHDFETETRGAVHGGVTSVVNFLLQKEPYLPDMDFFRRAGEENSYVDFAYHAIVHQDHHVEEIEGLAEAGIRSYKIFFNWYKHASPELGIDHSDAGQVYRVLDTVSEIPDGVVMFHAENEDLAIERREELRAEGRNDLEAWSEASPNVAEAMQIEQIGRLTEYTDSRAYIVHMSTGEGVDVCERFQEQGVNLHAETLPAFLAHTYEQDDLGVWGKISPPLRGEESRKRLWEGLRTGVVDTVGTDHCPHKIEFKEKEEGKHGDIWDAIPGDNNGIEYFLPVMMHEGVNKNRISMERLVEVCSTNNAKRFGLYPRKGAIAEGSDADMVIVDLEKSAVVDDDFYHTMEPRYSTFHGEELQGLPTHTIVGGEVVVEDGELLADPGGRNYLPRGPEGVDLA, from the coding sequence ATGGTCGAATCGACCGCAGACCTTCGCGTGACCGACGCTCGAGTGGTCACGCCGAACGGAACGATCAGCGGCGGTGTTGCAGCGAACGACGGCGTCATCGTCGGCGTCGGCAGCGAAACGAACCTTCCCCCGGCAGACCGGGAGATCGACGCGGCGGGGAATTACCTCGTTCCCGGGTTTATCGACCCGCACGTCCACTGGGGACTCTCCCGGTACGAGTTCGAGTACCACGAGGGACTCGAGCACGACTTCGAGACCGAGACCCGCGGCGCCGTCCACGGCGGCGTCACGTCCGTCGTCAACTTCCTCCTGCAGAAGGAGCCGTACCTGCCGGACATGGACTTCTTCAGGCGAGCAGGTGAGGAGAACTCCTACGTCGACTTCGCGTACCACGCGATCGTCCACCAGGACCACCACGTCGAGGAGATCGAGGGGCTCGCCGAGGCGGGGATCCGATCGTACAAGATCTTCTTCAACTGGTACAAACACGCCTCGCCCGAACTCGGGATCGACCACTCCGACGCCGGACAGGTGTACCGGGTGCTCGACACCGTCTCGGAGATCCCCGACGGCGTCGTGATGTTCCACGCCGAGAACGAGGATCTCGCGATCGAACGCCGGGAGGAGCTCAGAGCCGAGGGACGCAACGACCTCGAGGCCTGGAGCGAGGCCTCGCCGAACGTCGCCGAGGCGATGCAGATCGAACAGATCGGCCGCCTCACCGAGTACACCGACTCGCGGGCGTACATCGTCCACATGAGCACCGGCGAGGGCGTCGACGTCTGCGAACGGTTCCAGGAGCAAGGGGTCAACCTCCACGCCGAGACGCTTCCCGCGTTCCTCGCTCACACGTACGAGCAGGACGATCTCGGCGTCTGGGGGAAGATCTCTCCGCCGCTTCGGGGCGAGGAGAGTCGAAAACGCCTCTGGGAGGGGCTGCGGACCGGCGTCGTCGATACCGTCGGCACCGACCACTGTCCCCACAAGATCGAGTTCAAGGAGAAAGAGGAGGGAAAACACGGCGATATCTGGGATGCCATTCCCGGCGACAACAACGGTATCGAGTACTTCCTGCCCGTGATGATGCACGAGGGCGTGAACAAGAACCGCATCAGTATGGAGCGCCTCGTCGAGGTCTGCTCGACGAACAACGCCAAGCGGTTCGGCCTCTACCCGCGCAAGGGCGCCATCGCCGAGGGATCGGACGCCGACATGGTCATCGTCGACCTCGAGAAGAGCGCGGTCGTCGACGACGACTTCTACCACACGATGGAGCCACGCTACTCGACGTTCCACGGCGAAGAGCTCCAGGGGCTGCCCACGCACACCATCGTCGGCGGTGAGGTCGTCGTCGAGGACGGCGAACTGCTCGCCGACCCCGGCGGCCGAAACTACCTGCCCCGCGGCCCGGAGGGCGTCGACCTGGCGTGA